A window of Drosophila santomea strain STO CAGO 1482 chromosome X, Prin_Dsan_1.1, whole genome shotgun sequence genomic DNA:
TTGTCCCAGCTGGAACTTCTCCGGATACAGCGAGTGCAGGCAGGGCAGGACGTGGGGCACGCAGGCGTGCTGCAGGTAGTGCAGCACCATTAGCACCAGCGAGTAGCTGGAAATGGTCATGCGCTTGGCATCGTTGATGTCGTGATACTGGGCCCAGAGCTTCACAATCACCACCAATGGTCGTGTTCGCCAATCCACTACAAGGATATAGTTTGAGTTACAAAATTTCTTATAAACAAAGCACTCATAAGTGGGACATACATTTAAAAGTAAACATATTCATTCGATTCACACGGCAACTAAAAGATGGTAAACTTACTTGTAACATTATCCTCTGAAAGGATTGCTAgctttttaaaacatttagGACAGGCACTCAGTCAATCAAACGCACACCAAATTCTAATAGAGTCATTGACAAGAACATGAAGAATTTTCaatacaaattgaatttaaataccAAAAACTCTGAAGAACATCTTACTTTGGGCGTAAAGTTGTAGCAGATAGGTGTTTTTGATACCCACGCAGTTGTTGAAGTTGAGATCGACCTCGATTCCATTGGTGATGTCCTTGAAGCGCAGGATCGGCACTCTTGCCTCGATCAGATTGAAGTCCTGAAAAACCTCTGCAAACGACAGTCACTTTGTTCCGGAATCAGTACACGGAATTCGTTGTCCTTACCCGTGTCCTTTAAAACCGCGTTAAACAAAGTGAGAATGATCAGTGCCTCCGTTCGCTTCTCATTGTGGAagtgttggtgctggtgctggtggtaCTGATGCTGGTGGGGATGTACCCCCTGCTCGGGCAGCAGACACATGTCGATATCGGATGAGTCCGTCCCGAAGCCCGTGATGGTGGATCCAACTAGGCAGATGCGATACCTCTCAAACATCGGTTGCTGTattttacattacattaaataATGTTCATACATTTATTAGCTTAACTTACGTGCATCCATAGGTACAAGTACCGCCAGAGACGCATTTTAAGCTTAAACTTCTTGTGCGTTTGCTGGGCTCCCCGGAATCTCTTCCAGATTTCCGCCGACAGATTGTCGTACTTGCACATGCAGATGAGCTTCTCTGGCTGCACGGCGACCTCAATATTTCGCGCTTGGGCCAAGTAGCGATCGGGAGGCAGGAGCATCTCGTACCACGGCCCTCCGGCTCCAGCAGCAACTGGAGTTGGGTTCGGCGATGAGATGGACGGATGtggaggcggtggtggtggtggtgggcggtgCGGAACATAGGAGCTCATTGCATGTCCGCCCATCTGGCCATGTGGACGATTACTGGCATGTGATGCGGGATGTTGCTGGTGCAACGGATGCTGCACACGCATCTCGGCCAGATGCGGAGATAATTGAGCAGATCCCAGTGCGCTAGGAGTTGGCGAAACAGAGAGATGGCCACTATGGCCCAAGCTGAAAATAAATTAGTGAATAGATCAACTTGGCTTCATCAGGCCTAAGCCCGTACCAGACTTACCGACTGCGATTGCTTGTTCCGCTCCAGTGCGACTCACTGCCAAGTGAGGATGAGGAGAGCGCTGGCGATGCGGGTCGTAGTGCAACGGCATTACCATCCTTGCTGTGCGGCGATTTTCCGGCTCCTGTTGCACTTCCGCAGCTGGAACCGTAGGAGGCCGGATAGCAGGGCGAACTGGAGTGCGGCCACACGGTAGCTGGAGGCGCCTGGTGACCCTGATTGCCCGGATTGCAGTACCTGTCGGCAAAGTGAAAGAACATAtgtggcggtggcggcggcggaggatGTGAACTCGTCCCAGTCGGGATTGGGTGCGAGgatggctgctgctgatggggCGGAATAATGTAGTGCCCCGCCTGATTATAACTTGGACTCGTGGACAACTTGTCCACACTGGCGGCCGCCGCAGTGATGGCCTCATCCAGCTGGGCGCAGCTTATCATTTTGGTGGGCGTGGTTGTGGTCACCGGTGACAGCAATCCGTGGCCACCAAGCAAAGCCAGCGGTGGCGGTGGAAACATGTTTCGTACGTGGTTCGTTGGCGCAGGTAAAACAGAACCGGATACCGGAGCAGATGCGGAGCGAACCGCCGGGGGCAGTGCTCTGTCCACAGGGGTCGGCGTTGTGCTGGAAGCTGGCGTTATCGAAATGTTCGGCTTGCTGAGCAGCGATGGCTTGACCACCGGTGTTGATCCTGCTTCTGATGCGGCTTCGCTGGTTGCCTCCGTATCCACATGAATATAAGTAAGATTATAGATATTTTGGTGCTCGGAGCGCGTGGGCGTTGAACCAACCTCGCCCGTCAATGGATTATAGCTGTGCTGGTAGTAGCCGTTCTTACTATTGCCACCCTGCATTCGGCGGTGCATGGCGTTGAAGTGGCTGCTGGCCAAGATCTCGATtgtctgctgttgctgatgtggatggtggtgctgttgctgtccAGATGCGGATCTGTCCGCTTGATCCCCACTCTTTCCCGGTGGACTGTAGTGCATCTTCTTGTTAATGCCGCTGCCGTTGTCGCTGTGCTTCCGGCGGAAGTGCGGATGcgtgtgctgctgctgctggttagcatgatgttgctgctgctgctgatgctggtaTTGCTGATAGACATTCTGGGCATTGCGGtaccgctgctgctgctgctggtagccAGACCCCGCCGACTGATGTCCATATTGGTTTCGTGAATAGTTTCTATTcccgttgctgctgctgctgtttccaatcatgttgctgctgctgttgttgtggctgctgttgctgcccgTATTACTGCTGCTGTGCTGACTGGACTTCTCAGTGCTATCCGGCAGCATTTCCTTCTGCAGGAAGGAGGCGATGGTCAACTGCTTGGGCTGCGAATAGTAATATGGATAGTAGttgtgctgctgatgctgctgataGCCCGAGTTGCGCCTGTGCTCGAGTGACAGcgactgctgttgctgctgttgctccgatgctgcagctgctgctgctactgcggCCGCCGACACAACTGCTGCAACGGTTTCCTTCTGAAAGAAATCACGGATTAAGCCTGGAGTTGAGAGCATAGCTAAGAAACCACTCACATCTTTGAGCTGACTAGCGCTAGTCTGTGGGTAATTGGTTTTCCAGAAACTTAAAGGTTGCTGTCGCGGTCGCTGCTTAGCCGActgatcctgctcctgatcctgACTTTTACCCATGTTCGCTTCAGTTCCACTGCCTGCGCTCGCCGCGTTTCCTGTGTACCTCTTGTTGTTGCAGGAAGCTGTTCCGGTTACCTCTGTTTCCGCCGATTCTGCTGCAGCTTCCGAGCATCCAGATTCCGACTCCGATTTGCGAAAGTAGCCGGCACATGCGTCCGCTGATGAGGAGTTGCGCCGCTTGGTAACAATGCTATTGGTGTTGTTATTTCTGCAGCtgatattattgttattaatgttgttgttgctgctgctgctactgttCTCATTGAGCCATTTGGCTGGCTTTGTTctgttgctgcaactgctgctgctgctactgctagtgttgttgttgttgttagtgt
This region includes:
- the LOC120455673 gene encoding poly(A) RNA polymerase gld-2 homolog B isoform X4 yields the protein MFTTRISGDMKIFAADVAESSATGTCNTTMQQQQQQHQQSQQLEFRPLMSAGSPSSKPGQCHLKFGKYNNKTANLMRQVNGCHSSNSNSNNEANKGQQQLHYCNNNNSSSNNNNNNNNNNNSHSWARKKYFGNGNSNGNNSLQQQQQHPSSYFQRQQQQQQQQMQLQQEQQAMNNNDVLMKNQNIANAQVSDSKSSDSNNNNSSNNNNNTNNNNNTSSSSSSSCSNRTKPAKWLNENSSSSSNNNINNNNISCRNNNTNSIVTKRRNSSSADACAGYFRKSESESGCSEAAAESAETEVTGTASCNNKRYTGNAASAGSGTEANMGKSQDQEQDQSAKQRPRQQPLSFWKTNYPQTSASQLKDKETVAAVVSAAAVAAAAAASEQQQQQQSLSLEHRRNSGYQQHQQHNYYPYYYSQPKQLTIASFLQKEMLPDSTEKSSQHSSSNTGSNSSHNNSSSNMIGNSSSSNGNRNYSRNQYGHQSAGSGYQQQQQRYRNAQNVYQQYQHQQQQQHHANQQQQHTHPHFRRKHSDNGSGINKKMHYSPPGKSGDQADRSASGQQQHHHPHQQQQTIEILASSHFNAMHRRMQGGNSKNGYYQHSYNPLTGEVGSTPTRSEHQNIYNLTYIHVDTEATSEAASEAGSTPVVKPSLLSKPNISITPASSTTPTPVDRALPPAVRSASAPVSGSVLPAPTNHVRNMFPPPPLALLGGHGLLSPVTTTTPTKMISCAQLDEAITAAAASVDKLSTSPSYNQAGHYIIPPHQQQPSSHPIPTGTSSHPPPPPPPHMFFHFADRYCNPGNQGHQAPPATVWPHSSSPCYPASYGSSCGSATGAGKSPHSKDGNAVALRPASPALSSSSLGSESHWSGTSNRSRALGSAQLSPHLAEMRVQHPLHQQHPASHASNRPHGQMGGHAMSSYVPHRPPPPPPPPHPSISSPNPTPVAAGAGGPWYEMLLPPDRYLAQARNIEVAVQPEKLICMCKYDNLSAEIWKRFRGAQQTHKKFKLKMRLWRYLYLWMHQPMFERYRICLVGSTITGFGTDSSDIDMCLLPEQGVHPHQHQYHQHQHQHFHNEKRTEALIILTLFNAVLKDTEVFQDFNLIEARVPILRFKDITNGIEVDLNFNNCVGIKNTYLLQLYAQMDWRTRPLVVIVKLWAQYHDINDAKRMTISSYSLVLMVLHYLQHACVPHVLPCLHSLYPEKFQLGQQDCLDLDLIEPIEPYQALNTQTLGEHLLGFFKYYSSFDFRNLAISIRTGGVLPVSTCRMAKSPKNDVYQWKELNIEEPFDLSNTARSVYDAPTFERVKAVFLISARRLDHTLDLATIFRPIHHVPEHFPQQQQFEQQLHHPIAGQQRSAGGGGANPVSSKLNPDAASTFAETTAAHVV
- the LOC120455673 gene encoding poly(A) RNA polymerase gld-2 homolog B isoform X2, coding for MFTTRISGDMKIFAADVAESSATGTCNTTMQQQQQQHQQSQQLEFRPLMSAGSPSSKPGQCHLKFGKYNNKTANLMRQVNGCHSSNSNSNNEANKGQQQLHYCNNNNSSSNNNNNNNNNNNSHSWARKKYFGNGNSNGNNSLQQQQQHPSSYFQRQQQQQQQQMQLQQEQQAMNNNDVLMKNQNIANAQVSDSKSSDSNNNNSSNNNNNTNNNNNTSSSSSSSCSNRTKPAKWLNENSSSSSNNNINNNNISCRNNNTNSIVTKRRNSSSADACAGYFRKSESESGCSEAAAESAETEVTGTASCNNKRYTGNAASAGSGTEANMGKSQDQEQDQSAKQRPRQQPLSFWKTNYPQTSASQLKDETVAAVVSAAAVAAAAAASEQQQQQQSLSLEHRRNSGYQQHQQHNYYPYYYSQPKQLTIASFLQKEMLPDSTEKSSQHSSSNTGSNSSHNNSSSNMIGNSSSSNGNRNYSRNQYGHQSAGSGYQQQQQRYRNAQNVYQQYQHQQQQQHHANQQQQHTHPHFRRKHSDNGSGINKKMHYSPPGKSGDQADRSASGQQQHHHPHQQQQTIEILASSHFNAMHRRMQGGNSKNGYYQHSYNPLTGEVGSTPTRSEHQNIYNLTYIHVDTEATSEAASEAGSTPVVKPSLLSKPNISITPASSTTPTPVDRALPPAVRSASAPVSGSVLPAPTNHVRNMFPPPPLALLGGHGLLSPVTTTTPTKMISCAQLDEAITAAAASVDKLSTSPSYNQAGHYIIPPHQQQPSSHPIPTGTSSHPPPPPPPHMFFHFADRYCNPGNQGHQAPPATVWPHSSSPCYPASYGSSCGSATGAGKSPHSKDGNAVALRPASPALSSSSLGSESHWSGTSNRSRLGHSGHLSVSPTPSALGSAQLSPHLAEMRVQHPLHQQHPASHASNRPHGQMGGHAMSSYVPHRPPPPPPPPHPSISSPNPTPVAAGAGGPWYEMLLPPDRYLAQARNIEVAVQPEKLICMCKYDNLSAEIWKRFRGAQQTHKKFKLKMRLWRYLYLWMHQPMFERYRICLVGSTITGFGTDSSDIDMCLLPEQGVHPHQHQYHQHQHQHFHNEKRTEALIILTLFNAVLKDTEVFQDFNLIEARVPILRFKDITNGIEVDLNFNNCVGIKNTYLLQLYAQMDWRTRPLVVIVKLWAQYHDINDAKRMTISSYSLVLMVLHYLQHACVPHVLPCLHSLYPEKFQLGQQDCLDLDLIEPIEPYQALNTQTLGEHLLGFFKYYSSFDFRNLAISIRTGGVLPVSTCRMAKSPKNDVYQWKELNIEEPFDLSNTARSVYDAPTFERVKAVFLISARRLDHTLDLATIFRPIHHVPEHFPQQQQFEQQLHHPIAGQQRSAGGGGANPVSSKLNPDAASTFAETTAAHVV
- the LOC120455673 gene encoding poly(A) RNA polymerase gld-2 homolog B isoform X1, with protein sequence MFTTRISGDMKIFAADVAESSATGTCNTTMQQQQQQHQQSQQLEFRPLMSAGSPSSKPGQCHLKFGKYNNKTANLMRQVNGCHSSNSNSNNEANKGQQQLHYCNNNNSSSNNNNNNNNNNNSHSWARKKYFGNGNSNGNNSLQQQQQHPSSYFQRQQQQQQQQMQLQQEQQAMNNNDVLMKNQNIANAQVSDSKSSDSNNNNSSNNNNNTNNNNNTSSSSSSSCSNRTKPAKWLNENSSSSSNNNINNNNISCRNNNTNSIVTKRRNSSSADACAGYFRKSESESGCSEAAAESAETEVTGTASCNNKRYTGNAASAGSGTEANMGKSQDQEQDQSAKQRPRQQPLSFWKTNYPQTSASQLKDKETVAAVVSAAAVAAAAAASEQQQQQQSLSLEHRRNSGYQQHQQHNYYPYYYSQPKQLTIASFLQKEMLPDSTEKSSQHSSSNTGSNSSHNNSSSNMIGNSSSSNGNRNYSRNQYGHQSAGSGYQQQQQRYRNAQNVYQQYQHQQQQQHHANQQQQHTHPHFRRKHSDNGSGINKKMHYSPPGKSGDQADRSASGQQQHHHPHQQQQTIEILASSHFNAMHRRMQGGNSKNGYYQHSYNPLTGEVGSTPTRSEHQNIYNLTYIHVDTEATSEAASEAGSTPVVKPSLLSKPNISITPASSTTPTPVDRALPPAVRSASAPVSGSVLPAPTNHVRNMFPPPPLALLGGHGLLSPVTTTTPTKMISCAQLDEAITAAAASVDKLSTSPSYNQAGHYIIPPHQQQPSSHPIPTGTSSHPPPPPPPHMFFHFADRYCNPGNQGHQAPPATVWPHSSSPCYPASYGSSCGSATGAGKSPHSKDGNAVALRPASPALSSSSLGSESHWSGTSNRSRLGHSGHLSVSPTPSALGSAQLSPHLAEMRVQHPLHQQHPASHASNRPHGQMGGHAMSSYVPHRPPPPPPPPHPSISSPNPTPVAAGAGGPWYEMLLPPDRYLAQARNIEVAVQPEKLICMCKYDNLSAEIWKRFRGAQQTHKKFKLKMRLWRYLYLWMHQPMFERYRICLVGSTITGFGTDSSDIDMCLLPEQGVHPHQHQYHQHQHQHFHNEKRTEALIILTLFNAVLKDTEVFQDFNLIEARVPILRFKDITNGIEVDLNFNNCVGIKNTYLLQLYAQMDWRTRPLVVIVKLWAQYHDINDAKRMTISSYSLVLMVLHYLQHACVPHVLPCLHSLYPEKFQLGQQDCLDLDLIEPIEPYQALNTQTLGEHLLGFFKYYSSFDFRNLAISIRTGGVLPVSTCRMAKSPKNDVYQWKELNIEEPFDLSNTARSVYDAPTFERVKAVFLISARRLDHTLDLATIFRPIHHVPEHFPQQQQFEQQLHHPIAGQQRSAGGGGANPVSSKLNPDAASTFAETTAAHVV
- the LOC120455673 gene encoding poly(A) RNA polymerase gld-2 homolog B isoform X3 gives rise to the protein MFTTRISGDMKIFAADVAESSATGTCNTTMQQQQQQHQQSQQLEFRPLMSAGSPSSKPGQCHLKFGKYNNKTANLMRQVNGCHSSNSNSNNEANKGQQQLHYCNNNNSSSNNNNNNNNNNNSHSWARKKYFGNGNSNGNNSLQQQQQHPSSYFQRQQQQQQQQMQLQQEQQAMNNNDVLMKNQNIANAQVSDSKSSDSNNNNSSNNNNNTNNNNNTSSSSSSSCSNRTKPAKWLNENSSSSSNNNINNNNISCRNNNTNSIVTKRRNSSSADACAGYFRKSESESGCSEAAAESAETEVTGTASCNNKRYTGNAASAGSGTEANMGKSQDQEQDQSAKQRPRQQPLSFWKTNYPQTSASQLKDKETVAAVVSAAAVAAAAAASEQQQQQQSLSLEHRRNSGYQQHQQHNYYPYYYSQPKQLTIASFLQKEMLPDSTEKSSQHSSSNTGSNSSHNNSSSNMIGNSSSSNGNRNYSRNQYGHQSAGSGYQQQQQRYRNAQNVYQQYQHQQQQQHHANQQQQHTHPHFRRKHSDNGSGINKKMHYSPPGKSGDQADRSASGQQQHHHPHQQQQTIEILASSHFNAMHRRMQGGNSKNGYYQHSYNPLTGEVGSTPTRSEHQNIYNLTYIHVDTEATSEAASEAGSTPVVKPSLLSKPNISITPASSTTPTPVDRALPPAVRSASAPVSGSVLPAPTNHVRNMFPPPPLALLGGHGLLSPVTTTTPTKMISCAQLDEAITAAAASVDKLSTSPSYNQAGHYIIPPHQQQPSSHPIPTGTSSHPPPPPPPHMFFHFADRYCNPGNQGHQAPPATVWPHSSSPCYPASYGSSCGSATGAGKSPHSKDGNAVALRPASPALSSSSLGSESHWSGTSNRSRGHLSVSPTPSALGSAQLSPHLAEMRVQHPLHQQHPASHASNRPHGQMGGHAMSSYVPHRPPPPPPPPHPSISSPNPTPVAAGAGGPWYEMLLPPDRYLAQARNIEVAVQPEKLICMCKYDNLSAEIWKRFRGAQQTHKKFKLKMRLWRYLYLWMHQPMFERYRICLVGSTITGFGTDSSDIDMCLLPEQGVHPHQHQYHQHQHQHFHNEKRTEALIILTLFNAVLKDTEVFQDFNLIEARVPILRFKDITNGIEVDLNFNNCVGIKNTYLLQLYAQMDWRTRPLVVIVKLWAQYHDINDAKRMTISSYSLVLMVLHYLQHACVPHVLPCLHSLYPEKFQLGQQDCLDLDLIEPIEPYQALNTQTLGEHLLGFFKYYSSFDFRNLAISIRTGGVLPVSTCRMAKSPKNDVYQWKELNIEEPFDLSNTARSVYDAPTFERVKAVFLISARRLDHTLDLATIFRPIHHVPEHFPQQQQFEQQLHHPIAGQQRSAGGGGANPVSSKLNPDAASTFAETTAAHVV